TCTCTGTTTCTTATGTGAGTTAGTTCGTGCCCGAGCACCCCCTTTAATTCTTCCATTGAGAGCATTTGCAGAATTCCCTCGGTAACTGCAACAGCAGCATTCTGCGGATTTCTGCCTGTAGCGAAAGCGTTAGGGTTTTGTGAGGGAATTATATAAACGCGAGGCATTGGCAATCCTGCAGAAAGAGCAAGTTCTTTTACAGTGTGATACAATTCCGGTGCAGTTGTTTCATCGACTTCTACTGCCTTGTAGATTTTCAAAACTATTTTATCACTAAACCAATAACTTCCTATATTCATAAAGCAAGCAAATATGAGAGCAATAAACATCCCTACATCTCCTGCGAGGAGTTTCCCCACATAAACAAAAAGAGCGGACATCGTGGCAAGTAAAACTACAGTTTTTGTGCCGTTCATTATCTTATCTTTGCCTCCTATGAAGATCTGTAATGGATAATTTAGTTATAGGAAAAAACTGCAATTTTACTTATTGAATAAGAAATAAATTTTGTAATTCTTTTTCGTAAAAAGGTGAAGCTTTTTTTTATTCTTCACCCGTTTCAATTTTGACTTTATCTTTAGCAATCTCAAGAAGAGCAATGCTTGCAGGCTTTACAAATTTCGATTCGACAAGAGGCGTATATCCACTTGTTATCTGATTTGCCCTCT
This genomic interval from Candidatus Schekmanbacteria bacterium contains the following:
- the rpoZ gene encoding DNA-directed RNA polymerase subunit omega; translation: MKDGNLEEVLNQAIEKIPNKYELVCIAAKRANQITSGYTPLVESKFVKPASIALLEIAKDKVKIETGEE